One genomic window of Melitaea cinxia chromosome 10, ilMelCinx1.1, whole genome shotgun sequence includes the following:
- the LOC123657125 gene encoding uncharacterized protein LOC123657125, producing the protein MDVTRRCINCSMRLAHQRWRMVEDATEPMVNILRVWVSPTPVSSNSRICLECFGMLQQVPDGVPAQSPVSGHRNVCFACGISILRARTHLVHPDSPERNVIISWTFPHLVHIIFCVFFLL; encoded by the exons ATGGATGTTACTCGCCGGTGTATCAATTGCTCTATGAGATTGGCGCACCAGCGCTGGCGCATGGTGGAAGATGCAACAGAGCCTATGGTGAATATTCTTCGTGTCTGGGTATCACCAACGCCG GTTTCTTCTAATAGTAGAATATGCTTGGAGTGCTTTGGAATGCTACAACAAGTACCCGATGGTGTACCAGCCCAATCGCCCGTGTCTGGACATAGAAATGTGTGCTTTGCTTGTGGTATATCTATTCTGCGGGCCCGCACTCATCTTGTACATCCAGACAGCCCAGAAAGGAATGTTATAATTAGTTGGACATTTCCTCATTtggtacatattattttttgtgtattttttttactatga